One genomic window of Medicago truncatula cultivar Jemalong A17 chromosome 1, MtrunA17r5.0-ANR, whole genome shotgun sequence includes the following:
- the LOC11416675 gene encoding calreticulin isoform X2 codes for MAIRVRNPNLLSLVLFSLLSIASAKVFFEERFQDGWESRWVKSEWKKDENLAGEWNYTSGQWNGDANDKGIQTSEDYRFYAISAEFPEFSNKDNTLVFQFSVKHEQKLDCGGGYMKLLSGDVDQKNFGGDTPYSIMFGPDICGYSTKKVHAILTYNDTNHLIKKDVPCETDQLTHVYTFIIRPDATYSILIDNVEKQTGSLYSDWSLLPPKKIKDPEAKKPEDWDDEEDGEWTAPTIANPEYKGPWKPKKIKNPNYSGKWKAPLIDNPDFKDDPDIYVFPKLKYVGIELWQVKSGTLFDNVVITDDPEYAKQVAEETWGKQKDAEKAAFEEAEKKKEEEETKDDPVDSDAEEDEEDANEVSHDSDDESKAEAGEDSDETNKDDVHDEL; via the exons ATGGCGATTAGGGTTCGAAACCCTAACCTTCTTTCTCTCGTTCTTTTCTCCCTTCTCTCCATCGCTTCTGCGAAGGTTTTCTTCGAAGAACGCTTCCAAG ATGGATGGGAAAGCCGGTGGGTAAAATCCGAATGGAAGAAAGACGAGAACTTGGCTGGGGAGTGGAACTACACCTCTGGTCAATGGAATGGAGACGCTAATGACAAAG GTATTCAAACCAGTGAAGATTACAGATTTTATGCTATCTCTGCCGAGTTCCCTGAATTCAGCAATAAGGATAACACACTAGTCTTCCAATTTTCTGTCAAGCATGAACAGAAACTTGACTGTGGTGGTGGTTACATGAAGTTGCTTAGCGGCGATGTTGATCAGAAGAATTTTGGCGGTGATACTCCTTACAG TATCATGTTTGGTCCAGATATCTGTGGTTACAGCACCAAGAAAGTACACGCTATTCTGACCTACAATGACACAAACCACTTAATCAAGAAGGATGTTCCTTGTGAGACTGACCAGCTTACTCATGTTTACACATTCATCATCCGTCCTGATGCAACCTACAGCATTTTGATTGATAATGTGGAGAAGCAAACAGGTAGTCTCTACTCTGACTGGAGTCTTCTCCCACCAAAGAAAATCAAGGACCCTGAGGCCAAAAAG CCTGAGGACTGGGATGACGAGGAAGATGGTGAGTGGACCGCACCTACCATTGCCAACCCAGAGTACAAGGGACCATGGAAGCCAAAG AAAATCAAGAACCCCAACTACAGTGGAAAGTGGAAGGCACCATTGATTGACAACCCAG ACTTCAAGGACGACCCTGACATCTATGTTTTCCCCAAGTTGAAGTATGTTGGCATTGAATTGTGGCAG GTGAAATCTGGTACATTGTTTGACAATGTTGTTATTACCGATGATCCTGAGTATGCTAAGCAAGTTGCTGAAGAAACATGGGGCAAGCAGAAAGAT GCTGAGAAGGCAGCATTTGAAGAGgctgagaagaagaaagaggagGAG GAAACAAAGGATGATCCAGTTGATTCTGATGCggaagaggatgaagaagatgCCAATGAAGTTAGCCACGACTCTGATGATGAGTCAAAGGCGGAAGCTGGCGAAGACAGCGATGAAACCAATAAAGATGACGTACAT GATGAGCTCTAG
- the LOC11416675 gene encoding calreticulin isoform X1, whose product MAIRVRNPNLLSLVLFSLLSIASAKVFFEERFQDGWESRWVKSEWKKDENLAGEWNYTSGQWNGDANDKGIQTSEDYRFYAISAEFPEFSNKDNTLVFQFSVKHEQKLDCGGGYMKLLSGDVDQKNFGGDTPYSIMFGPDICGYSTKKVHAILTYNDTNHLIKKDVPCETDQLTHVYTFIIRPDATYSILIDNVEKQTGSLYSDWSLLPPKKIKDPEAKKPEDWDDKEFIPDPEDKKPEGYDDIPKEVADPDAKKPEDWDDEEDGEWTAPTIANPEYKGPWKPKKIKNPNYSGKWKAPLIDNPDFKDDPDIYVFPKLKYVGIELWQVKSGTLFDNVVITDDPEYAKQVAEETWGKQKDAEKAAFEEAEKKKEEEETKDDPVDSDAEEDEEDANEVSHDSDDESKAEAGEDSDETNKDDVHDEL is encoded by the exons ATGGCGATTAGGGTTCGAAACCCTAACCTTCTTTCTCTCGTTCTTTTCTCCCTTCTCTCCATCGCTTCTGCGAAGGTTTTCTTCGAAGAACGCTTCCAAG ATGGATGGGAAAGCCGGTGGGTAAAATCCGAATGGAAGAAAGACGAGAACTTGGCTGGGGAGTGGAACTACACCTCTGGTCAATGGAATGGAGACGCTAATGACAAAG GTATTCAAACCAGTGAAGATTACAGATTTTATGCTATCTCTGCCGAGTTCCCTGAATTCAGCAATAAGGATAACACACTAGTCTTCCAATTTTCTGTCAAGCATGAACAGAAACTTGACTGTGGTGGTGGTTACATGAAGTTGCTTAGCGGCGATGTTGATCAGAAGAATTTTGGCGGTGATACTCCTTACAG TATCATGTTTGGTCCAGATATCTGTGGTTACAGCACCAAGAAAGTACACGCTATTCTGACCTACAATGACACAAACCACTTAATCAAGAAGGATGTTCCTTGTGAGACTGACCAGCTTACTCATGTTTACACATTCATCATCCGTCCTGATGCAACCTACAGCATTTTGATTGATAATGTGGAGAAGCAAACAGGTAGTCTCTACTCTGACTGGAGTCTTCTCCCACCAAAGAAAATCAAGGACCCTGAGGCCAAAAAG CCAGAGGATTGGGATGATAAGGAGTTTATTCCTGATCCCGAAGACAAGAAGCCAGAG GGATATGATGACATCCCTAAAGAGGTCGCAGATCCTGATGCCAAAAAG CCTGAGGACTGGGATGACGAGGAAGATGGTGAGTGGACCGCACCTACCATTGCCAACCCAGAGTACAAGGGACCATGGAAGCCAAAG AAAATCAAGAACCCCAACTACAGTGGAAAGTGGAAGGCACCATTGATTGACAACCCAG ACTTCAAGGACGACCCTGACATCTATGTTTTCCCCAAGTTGAAGTATGTTGGCATTGAATTGTGGCAG GTGAAATCTGGTACATTGTTTGACAATGTTGTTATTACCGATGATCCTGAGTATGCTAAGCAAGTTGCTGAAGAAACATGGGGCAAGCAGAAAGAT GCTGAGAAGGCAGCATTTGAAGAGgctgagaagaagaaagaggagGAG GAAACAAAGGATGATCCAGTTGATTCTGATGCggaagaggatgaagaagatgCCAATGAAGTTAGCCACGACTCTGATGATGAGTCAAAGGCGGAAGCTGGCGAAGACAGCGATGAAACCAATAAAGATGACGTACAT GATGAGCTCTAG
- the LOC11415678 gene encoding universal stress protein A-like protein, whose product MAGITENGRRIMVAIDEGEESIYALTWCLKNLVFQNSKDHLILLYVKPPRVVYSAFDGTGYLFSSDITATMEKYSQQVADCVLEKAKIVCNDVQNVETRIENGDPRDVICQAVQKMGVDILVMGSHGYGVIKRAFLGSVSNHCAQNVKCPVLIVKKPKSTTGGDN is encoded by the exons ATGGCTGGCATAACAGAAAACGGAAGAAGAATCATGGTAGCTATTGATGAAGGAGAAGAGAGCATTTATGCTCTCACATGGTGCCTCAAGAATTTGGTTTTTCAAAATTCCAAAGATCACCTTATCCTCCTCTATGTTAAGCCTCCTCGTGTTGTTTATTCTGCCTTTGATGGCACAg gataCCTATTCTCTTCTGACATAACGGCAACCATGGAGAAGTATAGTCAACAAGTTGCTGATTGTGTTTTGGAGAAAGCCAAGATAGTCTGTAATGATGTCCAAAAT GTGGAGACGAGGATAGAGAATGGTGACCCTAGGGATGTAATATGTCAGGCTGTTCAAAAAATGGGTGTTGATATCTTGGTTATGGGAAGCCACGGCTATGGTGTCATCAAGAG GGCTTTCCTTGGAAGTGTGAGCAACCACTGTGCACAGAATGTGAAGTGCCCTGTTTTGATTGTGAAGAAGCCAAAATCAACCACTGGAGGAGATAATTAA